ACCGCCGGGTGGATGTCGCAGTCGATCCGCGTCACCGCCATGGATGCTTCCTCGGGCAATGTTTATTGGCGGCGTTCTCTGCAACCGCTCGCGCAGAGTGCGCCGCCCTGTGACGACGCGCAAGGGCAATGGCCTGCGTGATCCGTCATGGCTCGGTTGCATTTCGCGATCGCGATATCGTTCAGGCGGCCATCCCGCGATAGAGCGGAAGCGCGTGGCAGCGATGATCAGCGTTTCGCGCGCCGGTTGCAGGGTAAAGGATATCTTTCGGCTGCTGTTCCACATGACCGGAAATGCGCGAGAGTGGCGGACGATCCGACATCCGCCGCCCCGCTCCGACAGGGTCTCCGCTCAAGCCGCCTTGGAGACCTCCATCAGCAACCGCTCGGCCTTGGCGTCTTCGATACGATTCATCAGGCGGCCGCTCTCGTGGTTGTCGCGCACGGTCTTGGTCAGAGTGACGCAGGTCTGGATCAGCATCACGATGCCCATGGTGAGATAGCCCTTCATCCACAGATCGATCGGCAGGAAAAAGACGCCGAGGGCGACGAGGAAGGCGGAAGCCGCGAAGGACGCGTAAGTGAAGGTCACCCAGGCGCTGCTGTGGGGCTGGCCGTTCTGGTTCATGATGCTCTCCTGTTGATTCGAATGATGCCG
The genomic region above belongs to Bradyrhizobium sp. CCBAU 53338 and contains:
- a CDS encoding YiaA/YiaB family inner membrane protein, whose product is MNQNGQPHSSAWVTFTYASFAASAFLVALGVFFLPIDLWMKGYLTMGIVMLIQTCVTLTKTVRDNHESGRLMNRIEDAKAERLLMEVSKAA